From the Mastacembelus armatus chromosome 14, fMasArm1.2, whole genome shotgun sequence genome, one window contains:
- the yipf5 gene encoding protein YIPF5 codes for MSGFDNFNTDFYQSSYSVDDQSQGGYGYSNTENPYNKPYDQYDYSQPMNYSSPGMMQPQQPYTGQIFQPTQTYTPSPSQSMYSSSFDDEPPLLEELGINFDHIWQKTLTVLHPMKAADGSIMNETDLAGPMVFCLAFGATLLLSGKIQFGYVYGISAIGCLGMYCLLNLMSMTGVSFGCVASVLGYCLLPMILLSSFGVLFSLQGMLGIILTAAIIGWCSFSASKIFISALAMDGQQLLVAYPCALLYGVFALISVF; via the exons ATGTCGGGGTTTGACAACTTTAACACAGACTTTTACCAGTCCAGCTACAGTGTAGATGACCAAAGCCAGGGCGGCTATGGctacagcaacactgaaaaccCCTACAACAA aCCATATGACCAGTATGATTACTCCCAGCCCATGAACTACTCTTCCCCAGGGATGATGCAGCCCCAGCAACCATACACAGGACAGATCTTCCAGCCCACACAGACCTACACACCATCCCCATCACAATCAATGTATAGTAGCAGCTTTGATGATGAGCCGCCACTGCTAGAAG AATTAGGAATCAATTTTGACCACATCTGGCAGAAGACCCTGACGGTGCTCCATCCAATGAAAGCAGCAGATGGAAGCATCATGAATGAGACAGACCTGGCTGGCCCCATGGTTTTCTGTTTGGCCTTTGGAGCAACACTCCTCCTG TCAGGTAAGATCCAATTTGGTTACGTATACGGCATCAGTGCAATTGGCTGCCTTGGCATGTATTGCCTACTGAACCTGATGAGTATGACGGGCGTCTCCTTTGGCTGTGTTGCCAGTGTATTGGGATACTGCCTCCTCCCAATGATCCTGCTCTCCAGCTTTGGAGTCCTCTTCTCTTTACA GGGCATGTTGGGAATTATACTAACAGCAGCAATCATTGGCTGGTGCAGTTTCTCAGCCTCAAAGATCTTCATTTCAGCATTGGCCATGGATGGACAGCAGCTATTGGTTGCTTACCCCTGTGCTCTCCTGTATGGGGTATTTGCACTCATCTCCGTCTTCTAA